The following proteins are encoded in a genomic region of Protaetiibacter sp. SSC-01:
- the dhaL gene encoding dihydroxyacetone kinase subunit DhaL, with translation MSDTLTIDGLIEWLRAFDAEIAEQRSWLTELDSAIGDADHGANMARGMDAVVAKLDAGHPETVDELFKSVGMTLVGSVGGASGPLYGTFFLRMGMAAGAVPSLDGAALAAALRAGLDGIVARGKAEAGDKTMFDALAPGLDALDAALASGSSLADAARAAADAALAGRDATEPLVARKGRASYLGERSAGHLDPGAASSAILLETLAGTVSRT, from the coding sequence ATGAGCGACACCCTGACCATCGACGGACTCATCGAGTGGCTGCGGGCCTTCGACGCCGAGATCGCGGAGCAGCGGTCGTGGCTGACGGAGCTCGACTCGGCGATCGGCGACGCCGACCACGGCGCCAACATGGCGCGCGGCATGGACGCCGTCGTCGCGAAGCTCGACGCCGGGCACCCGGAGACCGTCGACGAGCTCTTCAAGTCGGTCGGGATGACCCTCGTCGGCTCGGTCGGCGGGGCGAGCGGTCCGCTCTACGGCACCTTCTTCCTGCGCATGGGCATGGCCGCGGGTGCCGTGCCGTCTCTCGACGGTGCGGCGCTCGCGGCGGCGCTGCGTGCCGGGCTCGACGGCATCGTCGCCCGCGGCAAGGCCGAGGCGGGCGACAAGACGATGTTCGACGCGCTCGCTCCGGGCCTCGATGCGCTCGACGCGGCCCTCGCATCCGGGTCCTCGCTCGCGGATGCCGCGCGCGCCGCAGCGGATGCCGCTCTCGCGGGGCGCGACGCGACCGAGCCCTTGGTCGCACGCAAGGGCCGCGCGAGCTACCTCGGCGAGCGGAGCGCGGGCCACCTCGACCCCGGCGCCGCGTCGAGCGCGATCCTGCTCGAGACCCTCGCGGGAACCGTCTCCAGGACCTGA
- the ptsP gene encoding phosphoenolpyruvate--protein phosphotransferase: MIGIVIVSHSAKLAEAADQLARQMVGDAAPPVRLAAGAGTDPDGSAVLGTDATAVASAIDELAAEGVDGVLVLMDLGSAVMSAELALELRASDVPVRLAAAPFVEGLLAATVAASAGAPLDAVAREAAGALGAKTAHLGEEGEADAAPAATETPAAPEADALTRRFVLRNPLGLHARPASLLAGIAGSGDARVTVRRLPDGSPVSAASMTGLLALGAAGGAEVEFAVSGPDAESVLARIAQLVDDGFGELDGADAAPAAGECAGEPSAPAAPVEPAASAFATPAPAAPADGLLHGRGVSGGRAAAPVARLAAPLAEPRPAPPLPEEQREAEAARIAPAAERVAEALRERAGRAAGEASAILEATALIALDPELASMAESSVRDRGLTADAAIWEAAAGYEQALVALGGRMAERAADLRDVRDRIRSELAGVELPGVPDRDEPFVLVARDLAPADTVTLAESACVALVTELGGPTSHTAIIARSLGLPAVVGVAGALGLDEGAVVLVDGDAGTIDAHPDAEAVAHAAERAEALAFDGRGATADGVTVPLLANVGGPDDASAAAAANAGGVGLFRTEFCFLDRRTAPTVDEQAEAYRGVLAPFAGRKVVVRTLDAGADKPLPFANDDDEENPALGVRGLRIARRNPALLDDQLAALARAASASDAEVQVMAPMVATVEEARFFAERCRAAGLETVGVMIETPSAALLARELFEVVDFVSLGTNDLTQYTMAADRMVADLGELSDAWQPAVLRLIGAVGTAGRDAGKPVGVCGEAGGDPELAPVLVGLGATSLSMTPRALGAVAARLGAYTLDDCRRAAAAALDAGTAEEARAAAARELAEAASR, encoded by the coding sequence ATGATCGGCATCGTCATCGTCTCGCACAGCGCGAAGCTGGCGGAGGCGGCGGATCAGCTCGCCCGCCAGATGGTCGGCGACGCGGCCCCGCCCGTGCGCCTCGCGGCGGGAGCCGGCACCGACCCCGACGGCTCGGCCGTGCTCGGAACGGATGCGACCGCCGTCGCCTCCGCGATCGACGAGCTCGCGGCCGAGGGCGTCGACGGCGTGCTCGTGCTCATGGATCTCGGTTCGGCCGTCATGAGCGCCGAGCTCGCCCTCGAGCTGCGCGCGAGCGACGTGCCCGTGCGGCTCGCGGCGGCTCCGTTCGTCGAGGGCCTGCTCGCGGCGACCGTCGCGGCCTCCGCCGGTGCGCCCCTCGACGCGGTCGCGCGGGAGGCGGCGGGCGCCCTCGGGGCGAAGACGGCGCACCTGGGTGAGGAGGGCGAGGCGGATGCTGCTCCCGCCGCCACCGAGACTCCCGCGGCCCCCGAGGCCGACGCCCTCACGCGCCGGTTCGTGCTGCGCAACCCGCTCGGGCTCCACGCCCGGCCCGCCTCTCTGCTCGCGGGCATCGCGGGGTCTGGCGACGCGCGGGTCACCGTGCGACGTCTGCCCGACGGCTCGCCCGTGTCGGCTGCGAGCATGACGGGCCTCCTGGCCCTCGGGGCCGCCGGGGGAGCGGAGGTGGAGTTCGCGGTGTCCGGGCCCGACGCCGAGAGCGTGCTCGCGCGCATCGCGCAGCTCGTCGACGACGGCTTCGGGGAGCTCGACGGGGCGGATGCCGCGCCGGCTGCCGGGGAGTGCGCGGGAGAGCCGAGTGCGCCTGCCGCGCCGGTCGAGCCCGCGGCATCCGCATTCGCCACCCCCGCGCCCGCCGCGCCCGCCGACGGCCTCCTCCACGGCCGCGGCGTGAGCGGCGGCCGTGCCGCGGCCCCCGTCGCGCGCCTCGCGGCGCCGCTCGCCGAGCCCAGGCCCGCCCCGCCGCTCCCGGAGGAGCAGCGCGAGGCCGAGGCCGCCCGCATCGCCCCCGCCGCCGAGCGCGTCGCCGAGGCGCTGCGCGAGCGGGCCGGGCGGGCCGCGGGAGAGGCATCCGCGATCCTCGAGGCGACGGCGCTCATCGCGCTCGACCCCGAGCTCGCGTCGATGGCCGAGTCGTCGGTGCGCGACCGCGGTCTCACGGCCGACGCCGCCATCTGGGAGGCCGCTGCGGGCTACGAGCAGGCGCTCGTCGCGCTCGGCGGGCGCATGGCGGAACGCGCGGCCGACCTGCGCGACGTGCGCGACCGCATCCGCTCCGAGCTCGCGGGCGTCGAGCTGCCGGGCGTGCCCGACCGCGACGAGCCGTTCGTGCTCGTCGCGCGCGACCTCGCCCCCGCCGACACCGTGACGCTCGCCGAGAGCGCGTGCGTCGCGCTCGTGACCGAGCTCGGCGGGCCCACCTCGCACACCGCGATCATCGCTCGCTCGCTCGGGCTGCCTGCCGTCGTCGGCGTCGCGGGAGCGCTCGGCCTCGACGAGGGCGCCGTCGTGCTCGTCGACGGCGACGCGGGCACGATCGACGCGCACCCGGATGCCGAGGCCGTCGCGCACGCCGCAGAACGCGCCGAGGCGCTCGCCTTCGACGGCCGCGGGGCGACCGCCGACGGGGTCACCGTGCCCCTGCTCGCGAACGTCGGCGGCCCGGACGACGCGAGCGCCGCTGCCGCGGCGAACGCCGGGGGCGTCGGCCTCTTCCGCACCGAGTTCTGCTTCCTCGACCGGCGCACCGCGCCGACCGTCGACGAGCAGGCGGAGGCCTACCGCGGGGTGCTCGCGCCCTTCGCGGGCCGCAAGGTCGTCGTGCGCACGCTCGACGCGGGCGCCGACAAGCCGCTCCCGTTCGCGAACGACGACGACGAGGAGAACCCCGCGCTCGGCGTGCGGGGTCTGCGAATCGCACGCCGGAACCCCGCGCTGCTCGACGACCAGCTCGCGGCGCTCGCCCGGGCCGCATCCGCATCCGACGCCGAGGTGCAGGTCATGGCGCCCATGGTCGCGACCGTCGAGGAGGCGCGCTTCTTCGCCGAGCGCTGCCGCGCCGCGGGGCTCGAGACGGTCGGCGTCATGATCGAGACGCCCTCGGCGGCTCTCCTGGCGCGCGAGCTCTTCGAGGTCGTCGACTTCGTGAGCCTCGGCACGAACGACCTCACGCAGTACACGATGGCCGCCGACCGCATGGTCGCCGACCTGGGCGAGCTGAGCGACGCGTGGCAGCCCGCCGTGCTGCGACTCATCGGCGCCGTCGGCACCGCGGGACGCGACGCGGGCAAGCCCGTCGGGGTGTGCGGCGAGGCGGGCGGCGACCCCGAGCTCGCCCCCGTGCTCGTCGGGCTCGGCGCGACGTCGCTCTCGATGACACCGCGTGCGCTCGGTGCCGTCGCGGCCCGGCTCGGGGCGTACACGCTCGACGACTGCCGACGCGCGGCGGCCGCGGCGCTCGACGCCGGAACGGCCGAGGAGGCCCGCGCGGCCGCCGCCCGCGAGCTCGCGGAGGCCGCGTCCCGCTGA
- a CDS encoding DUF6350 family protein, giving the protein MTRRLTVLFSAFEALLVAAIGVAIPLLPATLMWAIQFGFAPDWTGFWRASVDVWLIGHGVDVRFALDETTALTIGAPAGTVVVVTIAALGFALLTLALGVRAGARVAETGHRLLGELTAFVVFAGVSLLLTLSAVHPDARPSLWQGTLLPATVFGVGLVLGVLRADADRGVTAHGRIAAITARWDPRARGAVAAALKAGAASVMLVLVVSSIAVTIVLVVGYAQVIRLYESLHTEVLGGIVVTAGQFAFVPNIVVWAASWFAGPGFALGTGSLVSPLGTAVGPLPAVPILGALPGGDLAFGFVGLAVPIVAAFLAAVAVRPALLRAIGDGSRLAWSALVAIGGGVAGGLLLGLLAAASAGSFGPGRFAEVGPDALAVGIASGVEFAIGIALGLAAGSVTLPRLRRSHPE; this is encoded by the coding sequence GTGACCCGCCGCCTCACCGTGCTGTTCTCGGCGTTCGAGGCCCTCCTGGTCGCCGCGATCGGCGTCGCGATCCCCCTCCTTCCCGCGACCCTCATGTGGGCGATCCAATTCGGCTTCGCCCCCGACTGGACCGGCTTCTGGCGCGCCTCCGTCGACGTGTGGCTCATCGGTCACGGCGTCGACGTGCGGTTCGCGCTCGACGAGACGACCGCGCTCACGATCGGCGCGCCCGCGGGCACGGTCGTCGTCGTCACGATCGCCGCCCTCGGCTTCGCGCTGCTCACCCTCGCCCTCGGCGTGCGGGCCGGCGCGCGCGTCGCCGAGACGGGGCACCGCCTGCTCGGCGAGCTCACGGCCTTCGTCGTCTTCGCGGGCGTCTCGCTGCTTCTCACCCTCTCGGCCGTGCACCCGGATGCGCGCCCCTCGCTCTGGCAGGGCACGCTCCTGCCCGCCACCGTGTTCGGCGTCGGGCTCGTGCTCGGCGTGCTCCGCGCGGATGCCGACCGCGGCGTCACGGCGCACGGCCGGATCGCGGCGATCACCGCGCGCTGGGACCCGCGCGCGCGCGGAGCCGTCGCGGCAGCGCTCAAGGCGGGGGCGGCATCCGTCATGCTCGTGCTCGTCGTGAGCTCGATCGCCGTGACGATCGTGCTCGTCGTCGGCTACGCGCAGGTCATCAGGCTCTACGAGTCGCTGCACACCGAGGTGCTCGGCGGCATCGTCGTCACCGCGGGGCAGTTCGCGTTCGTGCCGAACATCGTCGTGTGGGCCGCGTCGTGGTTCGCGGGGCCGGGGTTCGCGCTCGGCACGGGGTCGCTCGTGTCGCCGCTCGGCACGGCGGTCGGCCCGCTGCCCGCCGTGCCGATCCTCGGGGCGCTCCCCGGGGGCGACCTGGCCTTCGGGTTCGTCGGCCTGGCGGTGCCGATCGTCGCCGCGTTCCTCGCGGCCGTGGCCGTGCGGCCCGCGCTCCTGCGGGCGATCGGCGACGGATCTCGGCTCGCGTGGTCGGCGCTCGTCGCGATCGGCGGGGGCGTCGCGGGTGGGCTCCTGCTCGGGCTGCTCGCGGCGGCATCCGCGGGCTCCTTCGGCCCGGGCCGCTTCGCCGAGGTCGGGCCCGACGCGCTCGCGGTGGGCATCGCATCCGGCGTCGAGTTCGCGATCGGGATCGCCCTCGGCCTCGCCGCGGGCTCGGTGACCCTGCCGCGCCTCCGCCGCTCCCACCCCGAGTAG
- the dhaK gene encoding dihydroxyacetone kinase subunit DhaK yields the protein MKKLINAPEDVLIESLRGVQAAHPELRVDVDTRVIYRGTPKADGKVALISGGGSGHEPLHGGFVGLGMLDAACAGEVFTSPTPDQMQAATLEVNRGAGVLHIVKNYTGDVMNFEMAAELAAADGVEVATVVTDDDVAVQDSTWTAGRRGVGVTVLLEKIVGAAAEEGRDLAAVKAVAEKVDAGGRSMGMALTSCTVPAAGKPTFDLPDDQMEIGIGIHGEPGRHRVPLAPASEIAEQLVEPILADLDFTGAPAIVMLNGMGGSPLIELYLMYGEVARILEAKGVQVARSLVGNYITSLDMAGCSVTLLRADDELLGLWDAPVSTPGLRWGL from the coding sequence GTGAAGAAGCTCATCAACGCACCGGAGGACGTGCTCATCGAGTCGCTGCGCGGAGTGCAGGCGGCGCATCCGGAGCTCCGGGTCGACGTCGACACCCGCGTCATCTACCGCGGCACCCCGAAGGCCGACGGCAAGGTCGCGCTCATCTCGGGCGGCGGATCGGGCCACGAGCCGCTGCACGGAGGTTTCGTGGGCCTCGGGATGCTCGATGCGGCGTGCGCGGGCGAGGTGTTCACCTCGCCGACGCCCGACCAGATGCAGGCGGCGACCCTCGAGGTGAACCGCGGCGCGGGCGTGCTGCACATCGTGAAGAACTACACGGGCGACGTCATGAACTTCGAGATGGCCGCCGAGCTCGCCGCCGCCGACGGCGTCGAGGTCGCGACGGTCGTGACGGATGACGACGTGGCCGTGCAGGACTCCACGTGGACCGCGGGTCGCCGCGGGGTCGGGGTGACCGTGCTGCTCGAGAAGATCGTGGGCGCCGCCGCCGAGGAGGGCCGCGACCTCGCGGCCGTCAAGGCGGTCGCCGAGAAGGTCGACGCGGGCGGGCGCTCGATGGGCATGGCCCTCACGAGCTGCACCGTGCCCGCCGCGGGCAAGCCGACCTTCGACCTGCCCGACGACCAGATGGAGATCGGCATCGGCATCCACGGTGAGCCGGGACGCCACCGCGTGCCGCTCGCCCCCGCATCCGAGATCGCGGAGCAGCTCGTCGAGCCGATCCTCGCCGACCTCGACTTCACGGGCGCGCCCGCGATCGTCATGCTCAACGGCATGGGCGGCTCGCCGCTCATCGAGCTGTACCTCATGTACGGCGAGGTCGCGCGCATCCTCGAGGCGAAGGGCGTGCAGGTGGCTCGCAGCCTCGTCGGCAACTACATCACCTCGCTCGACATGGCCGGCTGCTCGGTCACGCTGCTGCGCGCCGACGACGAGCTGCTCGGGCTGTGGGATGCGCCCGTGAGCACGCCGGGGCTCCGCTGGGGCCTGTGA
- the purN gene encoding phosphoribosylglycinamide formyltransferase, which translates to MLRVVVLISGGGSNLRALLEAAQDAEFPARVVAVGADRQADGLGHAEAFGIPGFVVPFTSFDSREAWGDELLAALREWEPDLVVLSGLMRLLPHQVVAEYSPAIINTHPAYLPEFPGAHGVRDALAAGVAQTGASVIVVDDGVDTGPILAQRRVPIEPGDTETTLHERIKPVERELLIQTVLDIANGAIDLKEYATP; encoded by the coding sequence GTGCTGCGGGTCGTCGTCCTCATCTCCGGGGGCGGGTCCAACCTCCGCGCCCTGCTCGAAGCCGCGCAGGACGCCGAGTTCCCCGCACGCGTCGTCGCCGTCGGCGCCGATCGTCAGGCCGACGGGCTCGGCCACGCGGAGGCCTTCGGCATCCCGGGCTTTGTCGTGCCGTTCACCTCCTTCGACTCGCGCGAGGCGTGGGGCGACGAGTTGCTCGCGGCGCTGCGCGAGTGGGAGCCCGACCTCGTCGTGCTCTCGGGGCTCATGCGTCTCCTGCCGCACCAGGTGGTCGCCGAGTACAGCCCCGCCATCATCAACACGCACCCCGCGTACCTCCCCGAGTTCCCGGGGGCGCACGGGGTGCGCGACGCGCTCGCCGCCGGGGTCGCCCAGACCGGCGCGAGCGTCATCGTGGTCGACGACGGCGTCGACACCGGACCGATCCTCGCCCAGCGCCGGGTGCCGATCGAGCCGGGCGACACCGAGACCACCCTCCACGAGCGCATCAAGCCCGTCGAGCGCGAGCTGCTCATCCAGACCGTGCTCGACATCGCCAACGGCGCCATCGACCTCAAGGAGTACGCGACACCATGA
- the purH gene encoding bifunctional phosphoribosylaminoimidazolecarboxamide formyltransferase/IMP cyclohydrolase, whose amino-acid sequence MSGPAIDPSLYRERDRVQIRRALVAVSDKTGLVDLARALADADVEIVSTGGTAKAIADAGIPVTQIGDLTGFPEHLDGRVRTLHPKVHSGLLADLRLESHEAELASFGIAPFELVVVNLYPFAETVASGAAPDAVVEQIDIGGPAMVRASAKNHANVAVVVSPERYGDIVHALEVGGTTLAERRELAREAFRHTASYDVAVASWIGNVVAPDDEGSGFPGWTGGTWSRADVLRYGENSHQSAALYRAPQGRGIAQARQLQGKEMSYNNYVDADAALRAAYDHDGPAVAIIKHANPCGIATADSIAEAHALAHACDPVSAYGGVIAANRPLTREAAESIAPIFTEVVVAPGFDEGALEVLAGKKNLRLLELPADYAPAPTELRQISGGLLLQQADHHFASSSQWKLAAGEPADADTLADLEFAWRAVRAVKSNAILLASGGASVGVGMGQVNRVDSCKLAVERAGERAAGSVAASDAFFPFDDGPRILLEAGVKAIVQPGGSIRDDDVIAACREHGVTLYLTGERHFFH is encoded by the coding sequence ATGAGCGGACCCGCCATCGACCCCTCCCTCTACCGCGAGCGCGACCGCGTCCAGATCCGCCGGGCGCTCGTCGCAGTGTCTGACAAGACGGGCCTCGTCGACCTCGCGCGCGCCCTCGCGGACGCCGACGTCGAGATCGTCTCCACGGGCGGCACCGCGAAGGCGATCGCCGACGCCGGCATCCCCGTCACCCAGATCGGCGACCTCACGGGCTTCCCCGAGCACCTCGACGGCCGCGTGCGCACCCTCCACCCCAAGGTGCACTCGGGCCTCCTCGCCGACCTGCGCCTCGAGAGCCACGAGGCGGAGCTCGCGAGCTTCGGCATCGCACCGTTCGAGCTCGTCGTCGTCAACCTCTACCCCTTCGCCGAGACGGTCGCGTCGGGTGCCGCGCCGGATGCCGTGGTCGAGCAGATCGACATCGGCGGACCCGCCATGGTGCGCGCCTCGGCGAAGAACCACGCCAACGTCGCCGTCGTCGTGTCGCCCGAGCGCTACGGCGACATCGTGCACGCGCTCGAGGTCGGCGGCACGACGCTCGCCGAGCGTCGTGAGCTCGCGCGCGAGGCGTTCCGCCACACCGCGAGCTACGACGTCGCCGTCGCGAGCTGGATCGGCAACGTCGTCGCGCCCGACGACGAGGGATCCGGCTTCCCCGGCTGGACGGGCGGCACCTGGTCGCGCGCCGACGTGCTGCGCTACGGCGAGAACTCGCACCAGAGCGCCGCCCTCTACCGCGCGCCGCAGGGCCGCGGCATCGCGCAGGCCCGGCAGCTGCAGGGCAAGGAGATGTCGTACAACAACTACGTCGACGCGGATGCCGCCCTGCGCGCCGCCTACGACCACGACGGTCCCGCGGTCGCCATCATCAAGCACGCCAACCCGTGCGGCATCGCGACGGCCGACTCGATCGCCGAGGCGCACGCCCTCGCGCACGCGTGCGACCCCGTGTCGGCGTACGGCGGCGTCATCGCCGCCAACCGCCCGCTCACGCGCGAGGCGGCCGAGTCGATCGCCCCCATCTTCACCGAGGTCGTCGTCGCGCCGGGCTTCGACGAGGGCGCCCTCGAGGTGCTCGCGGGCAAGAAGAACCTGCGCCTCCTCGAGCTGCCCGCGGACTACGCGCCCGCCCCCACCGAGCTGCGTCAGATCTCGGGCGGCCTCCTCCTGCAGCAGGCCGACCACCACTTCGCGTCCTCGTCGCAGTGGAAGCTCGCGGCGGGCGAGCCCGCCGATGCCGACACCCTCGCCGACCTCGAGTTCGCGTGGCGGGCCGTGCGGGCCGTCAAGTCGAACGCGATCCTGCTCGCCTCGGGCGGCGCATCCGTCGGCGTGGGCATGGGCCAGGTGAACCGCGTCGACTCGTGCAAGCTCGCCGTCGAGCGTGCGGGGGAGCGGGCCGCGGGCTCGGTCGCCGCATCCGACGCGTTCTTCCCCTTCGACGACGGCCCCCGCATCCTGCTCGAGGCGGGCGTGAAGGCCATCGTGCAGCCGGGCGGCTCGATCCGCGACGATGACGTCATCGCGGCGTGCCGCGAGCACGGCGTCACGCTGTACCTCACGGGCGAGCGCCACTTCTTCCACTGA
- a CDS encoding MIP/aquaporin family protein, producing MDENRLWQKLAAEFLGTAFLVFVGVGSVPALAIARDGEPFTGAELGIISLAFGTIVVVTVYVFGYISGNHINPAVTLGLAVTRKFPWKLVPAYVVAQVLGAIAGSFAIVGVLGQAAVDAGLGVAAYSAETPIPQAFFAEFMGTFLLVFGVFGVIYRRASLGWAGLVIGFVVFAAIIPVAPTTGASINPARTTGPMIVQALMGGEVAWEQWWVYVVAELLAGALAALAFGLIAHTPVDRRATENDTPEEVVA from the coding sequence ATGGATGAGAACCGCCTCTGGCAGAAACTCGCTGCCGAGTTCCTCGGCACGGCGTTCCTCGTGTTCGTCGGCGTCGGCTCCGTGCCCGCCCTCGCGATCGCGCGTGACGGCGAGCCGTTCACGGGCGCCGAGCTCGGCATCATCTCGCTCGCGTTCGGCACGATCGTCGTCGTCACGGTCTACGTCTTCGGCTACATCTCGGGCAACCACATCAACCCCGCGGTGACCCTGGGGCTCGCGGTGACGCGCAAGTTCCCGTGGAAGCTCGTGCCCGCGTACGTCGTCGCCCAGGTGCTGGGCGCCATCGCCGGCTCGTTCGCCATCGTCGGGGTGCTCGGCCAGGCGGCCGTGGACGCCGGCCTCGGCGTCGCCGCCTACAGCGCCGAGACGCCCATCCCGCAGGCGTTCTTCGCCGAGTTCATGGGCACCTTCCTGCTCGTGTTCGGAGTGTTCGGCGTCATCTACCGCCGGGCGTCGCTCGGATGGGCGGGGCTCGTGATCGGCTTCGTCGTGTTCGCCGCGATCATCCCGGTCGCGCCGACGACGGGCGCGTCGATCAACCCCGCGCGCACGACCGGCCCGATGATCGTGCAGGCGCTCATGGGCGGAGAGGTCGCGTGGGAGCAGTGGTGGGTCTACGTCGTCGCCGAGCTCCTCGCCGGCGCGCTCGCCGCCCTCGCATTCGGGCTCATCGCCCACACGCCCGTCGACCGGCGGGCGACCGAGAACGACACGCCTGAGGAGGTCGTCGCGTGA